From the genome of Amylibacter sp. IMCC11727:
GGGCCATGCGGTTGATCCAGCAGGCATCATGCCCCGCGCCAGATACCAAGTTCCGATGCGTATACCCCAGCCGCTCCGCCGCATTGCGCACGGCGGTTACACAGCCCTCATCAAACTCCACAGGGTCAAACCCGCCGACCTTCTCGAACGTCACATCCAACCCCATATCGTCACAAATCTTCTGCGCGCCCGCCTTCAACCGCGCCACCATATCCGTAATCACATCCAACTGCGGCGACCGGAAATCCACCGTGAACACCACTTTGCCAGGAATCACATTGCGCGAGTTCGGGTAGACGTCGATATGCCCCGCTGCGCCCACCGCATCAGGCTTGTGCGACCACGCAATTTCATCCACCAACTCCAGCACCCGCGCCATGCCCAGACCCGCGTTTTTGCGCATCGGCATCGGCGTTGATCCCGTGTGCGCATCGCGCCCCGTGATCGTCACTTCCGTCCATTCCAGACCCTGACCATGGGTCACAACACCCACTTCAACATCCTCGGCCTCCAAAATCGGCCCCTGCTCAATGTGCAGCTCAAAAAACGCGTGCATCTTACGCTCGCCCACGGGCTCATCGCCGCGCCAGCCGATCCGCTTCAACTCATCGCCGAATTTCTTGCCATCGGCATCCTCGCGGTCGTACGCCCAT
Proteins encoded in this window:
- a CDS encoding Zn-dependent hydrolase → MAAPASNMRINADRLWDSLMEMAKIGPGVAGGNNRQTLTDEDGEGRALFQKWCEDAGCSMGLDTMGNMFARYEGTDPDALPVYVGSHLDTQPTGGKYDGVLGVLGGLEILRSLNDLGVKTKHPIVVTNWTNEEGTRFAPAMLASGVFAGMHTEEWAYDREDADGKKFGDELKRIGWRGDEPVGERKMHAFFELHIEQGPILEAEDVEVGVVTHGQGLEWTEVTITGRDAHTGSTPMPMRKNAGLGMARVLELVDEIAWSHKPDAVGAAGHIDVYPNSRNVIPGKVVFTVDFRSPQLDVITDMVARLKAGAQKICDDMGLDVTFEKVGGFDPVEFDEGCVTAVRNAAERLGYTHRNLVSGAGHDACWINRMAPTAMVMCPCVDGLSHNEAEEISKEWAAAGADVLMHAVLETAEVVG